One stretch of Pseudomonas fluorescens Q2-87 DNA includes these proteins:
- a CDS encoding ABC transporter permease: protein MNSNTLWLIGRRLGAAIVTLLIVSMVVFAITAVLPGDAAQQSLGQFATPEQVAALRVKMGLDQPGVLRYLHWLTSLLSGDMGLSVSNAVPVTELMAGRVPNTLMLAAATALVSVPVALLLGIGSAMGRGGRIDGFLSFCTLAMVAVPEFLVATLAVLIFAVNLGWLSALSYSSEITSPLQFMRTYALPVMTLCCVIVAQMARMTRAAVIDQLDSPYVEMARLKGVSSVRVVLRHALPNAIGPIANAIALSLSYLLGGVVIVETIFNYPGIASLMVDAVTNRDMALVQACTMLFCTAYLMLVLIADLCAILSNPRLRNQ from the coding sequence ATGAATAGCAATACACTGTGGCTGATCGGCCGGCGCCTGGGTGCCGCGATCGTGACGCTGTTGATCGTATCGATGGTGGTGTTCGCCATCACGGCGGTGTTGCCGGGAGACGCGGCGCAACAGTCACTCGGACAGTTCGCCACGCCAGAACAAGTGGCCGCCCTGCGGGTGAAAATGGGGCTCGATCAGCCGGGTGTATTGCGTTACCTGCACTGGTTGACGAGCCTGCTCAGCGGCGACATGGGACTGTCGGTCTCCAACGCCGTGCCGGTCACTGAGCTGATGGCCGGACGGGTGCCCAACACCCTGATGCTGGCGGCCGCGACGGCGCTGGTGTCGGTGCCGGTGGCGCTGCTACTGGGCATCGGTTCGGCCATGGGCCGAGGCGGGCGCATCGATGGCTTCCTGAGCTTTTGCACCCTGGCAATGGTGGCGGTACCGGAGTTTCTGGTCGCCACCCTGGCGGTGCTGATTTTCGCGGTGAACCTGGGCTGGCTGTCGGCGCTGTCGTATTCCAGCGAAATCACCTCACCGCTGCAATTCATGCGCACCTACGCGTTGCCGGTGATGACGCTGTGCTGCGTCATCGTTGCACAAATGGCGCGCATGACCCGGGCGGCGGTCATCGATCAACTCGACAGTCCCTACGTGGAAATGGCCCGCCTCAAGGGCGTCAGTTCGGTGCGGGTGGTGCTGCGCCATGCCTTGCCCAACGCCATCGGGCCGATTGCCAATGCCATCGCCTTGAGCCTGTCCTACTTGCTGGGCGGCGTGGTGATCGTCGAGACGATTTTCAACTATCCCGGTATCGCCAGCTTGATGGTCGATGCCGTGACGAACCGCGACATGGCGCTGGTCCAGGCCTGCACCATGCTGTTTTGCACGGCGTACCTGATGTTGGTACTGATCGCTGATCTGTGCGCGATCCTTTCCAATCCGAGGCTGAGAAACCAATGA
- a CDS encoding ABC transporter permease, which produces MNNLMVKSPPAAPELAVGKVAHKAPWLGLIGAAMCVIWLLIAIFGPWLAPHPVGEVVSDNVFDSLSATYPLGTDYLGRDMLSRILVGARFTVGLALVAAVLASGLGTSCALLSVVSPKWLDELISRLMDAFISIPSKMLALIMVSAFGSSVTLLICTAVLSFMPGAFRIARSMAVNIEALEYVQVARTRGERRLYIACVEILPNILNPVLTDLGLRFGFIVLLLSGMSFLGLGVQPPDADLGSLVRENIGGLNQGAPAIVIPALAIGTLTIGVNLFIDRLSSRRNRRTGGH; this is translated from the coding sequence ATGAACAATCTCATGGTGAAATCGCCGCCTGCGGCGCCCGAACTGGCGGTGGGCAAGGTCGCTCACAAAGCGCCCTGGCTCGGCCTGATTGGCGCCGCGATGTGTGTGATCTGGCTGCTGATCGCCATCTTTGGTCCCTGGCTGGCGCCGCACCCGGTAGGCGAAGTGGTTTCCGACAATGTCTTTGACAGCCTCAGCGCCACGTACCCGTTGGGCACCGATTACCTGGGCCGCGACATGCTCAGCCGCATCCTGGTCGGTGCGCGTTTTACGGTTGGCCTGGCGTTGGTGGCAGCGGTCCTGGCCAGTGGGCTGGGCACCAGTTGCGCGTTGCTGTCGGTGGTCTCGCCCAAATGGCTGGACGAACTGATCAGCCGCCTGATGGACGCGTTCATTTCCATCCCGAGCAAAATGCTCGCGCTGATCATGGTCTCGGCCTTCGGCTCATCGGTGACCTTGCTGATCTGCACGGCGGTACTCAGTTTCATGCCGGGCGCGTTCCGTATCGCCCGCAGCATGGCGGTGAACATCGAGGCCCTGGAATACGTGCAAGTGGCCCGTACCCGTGGCGAGCGTCGGTTGTACATCGCCTGTGTCGAGATCCTGCCGAACATTCTCAATCCGGTGCTGACCGACCTGGGCTTGCGCTTCGGCTTCATCGTCCTGCTGCTCAGCGGCATGAGTTTTCTCGGCCTGGGCGTGCAACCGCCGGATGCCGACCTGGGCTCGCTGGTGCGGGAAAACATCGGCGGCCTCAACCAGGGCGCGCCGGCCATCGTGATACCGGCGTTGGCCATCGGCACCCTGACCATCGGCGTCAATCTGTTTATCGATCGCCTGTCGTCACGGCGCAATCGACGTACGGGAGGCCATTGA
- a CDS encoding ABC transporter ATP-binding protein, producing MSELIRVENLRVVAGGERGEVEIVKGVSFSLEKGEVLALIGESGSGKTTIALALLGYARRGCRLAGGVVRIGEHDMLALGESQLQGLRGNRVSYIAQSAAAAFNPAKKLIDQVVEGALIHGLGTRAVLEAKAIELFRDLSLPDPDRIGQRYPHQVSGGQLQRVMAAMALISDPLLVVLDEPTTALDVTTQIDVLRAFKRVVRERGATAVYVSHDLAVVAQMADQIVVLNGGQIFEQSATEPLLKNPAHAYTRSLLAAARPDTTIRPPCGVAEDTPLLTISGLTAGYGNKNQHGMPAIRVLEDIDLTVRRGQAIGVIGESGSGKSTLARVVAGLLTPALGGLTFDGQPLGGSLSERTGEQFRRIQMVFQNADTALNPMHSISTILSRPLKMYFGLKGAALRERIGELLDLVRLPRDMAERRPSELSGGQKQRVNLARALAAKPDLILCDEVTSALDTVVGAAILELLRDLRQQLGVSYLFISHDISTVRALCDDIVVMYSGHKIQEGTRKSFAQAPFHPYTELLIHSVPELRQGWLESCGATTCGTLPALGPRADVPGLCTFLNRCPVRVDGVCNHTAPPRQFIDGGSEILCHHDGGELLKSQQNSNSMIVGAYA from the coding sequence ATGAGCGAATTGATCCGAGTCGAAAACCTGCGTGTGGTCGCCGGTGGCGAGCGCGGCGAAGTTGAGATCGTCAAGGGCGTGAGTTTCTCCCTGGAAAAGGGCGAAGTGCTGGCGCTGATCGGCGAGTCTGGCTCCGGCAAGACCACCATCGCCTTGGCGCTGTTGGGGTATGCCCGGCGCGGTTGTCGCCTGGCCGGCGGCGTGGTGCGCATTGGCGAGCATGACATGCTGGCGCTGGGTGAAAGCCAGCTGCAAGGCCTGCGTGGCAACCGTGTGTCGTACATTGCGCAGAGCGCGGCAGCGGCGTTCAACCCGGCGAAGAAACTCATCGACCAGGTGGTGGAAGGCGCGTTGATTCATGGCCTGGGCACTCGGGCCGTCCTCGAAGCCAAGGCCATCGAGCTGTTCCGCGACCTGTCGTTGCCTGACCCTGATCGCATCGGCCAGCGTTATCCGCACCAAGTCTCCGGCGGGCAACTGCAGCGGGTAATGGCGGCCATGGCCCTGATCAGCGATCCGCTGTTGGTGGTGCTCGATGAACCGACCACGGCGCTGGACGTGACCACCCAGATCGACGTGCTGCGCGCCTTCAAGCGTGTGGTTCGCGAGCGCGGGGCCACGGCGGTCTATGTGTCCCACGACCTGGCCGTCGTTGCGCAAATGGCCGACCAGATCGTGGTACTCAATGGCGGGCAGATTTTCGAACAGAGCGCCACCGAACCACTGCTCAAAAACCCGGCCCATGCCTACACCCGCAGCCTGCTGGCGGCAGCGCGGCCGGACACGACGATTCGTCCGCCCTGCGGTGTGGCCGAAGACACGCCGTTGCTGACCATCAGCGGTTTGACCGCCGGCTACGGCAACAAGAACCAGCACGGCATGCCGGCGATCCGTGTGCTCGAGGATATCGACCTGACGGTGCGCCGGGGCCAGGCCATCGGTGTGATCGGTGAGTCCGGCTCGGGTAAGTCGACCCTGGCACGGGTGGTGGCGGGGCTTTTGACCCCCGCACTCGGTGGGCTGACGTTCGATGGCCAGCCACTGGGCGGCAGCCTGTCCGAACGCACGGGTGAGCAGTTCCGGCGCATCCAGATGGTCTTCCAGAACGCCGACACAGCGCTTAATCCGATGCACAGCATCAGCACCATTCTCAGCCGGCCACTGAAGATGTATTTCGGGCTCAAGGGCGCAGCGCTGCGCGAGCGGATCGGCGAACTGCTCGACTTGGTGCGCCTGCCACGGGACATGGCCGAGCGCCGCCCCAGCGAACTCTCCGGCGGTCAGAAACAGCGGGTCAACCTGGCCAGGGCGCTGGCGGCCAAACCGGACTTGATCCTCTGCGATGAGGTGACCTCGGCCCTCGACACGGTGGTGGGCGCGGCGATTCTCGAACTGCTGCGCGACCTGCGCCAGCAATTGGGGGTTTCCTATCTGTTCATCAGTCACGACATCTCGACGGTGCGAGCGCTGTGTGACGACATCGTGGTGATGTACAGCGGCCACAAGATCCAAGAGGGCACGCGAAAGTCGTTCGCCCAGGCGCCGTTTCATCCGTACACCGAGCTGCTGATTCATTCGGTGCCGGAGTTGCGTCAGGGCTGGCTGGAAAGTTGCGGCGCCACGACCTGCGGCACGCTGCCGGCGTTGGGCCCGCGCGCCGATGTGCCAGGCCTGTGCACCTTTCTCAATCGCTGCCCGGTGCGGGTCGACGGCGTGTGTAACCACACCGCGCCGCCCCGGCAATTCATCGACGGCGGCAGTGAGATCCTCTGTCATCACGACGGCGGCGAGTTGCTCAAGAGCCAGCAGAATTCAAACAGCATGATCGTGGGAGCCTATGCATGA
- a CDS encoding (2Fe-2S)-binding protein, with translation MNGRFVRLAEQGRPIVKLKVDGMPIEALQGDTLMVALLTHGPALRQSEFDPGSRAGFCLMGACQDCWVWTRSGERLRACSNEVREGLDIITQQPEAIWPLRG, from the coding sequence ATGAACGGTCGTTTCGTGAGGTTGGCCGAACAGGGCCGGCCCATCGTCAAGTTGAAGGTGGACGGCATGCCCATCGAGGCGTTGCAGGGCGACACCTTGATGGTCGCGTTGCTGACCCATGGCCCGGCGTTGCGCCAGTCGGAATTCGATCCGGGCAGCCGGGCCGGTTTTTGCCTGATGGGTGCCTGCCAGGATTGCTGGGTCTGGACCCGCAGCGGCGAACGCCTGCGCGCCTGCTCCAACGAAGTGCGTGAGGGACTGGACATCATCACCCAACAACCGGAGGCGATATGGCCACTGCGCGGATAG